From a region of the Cygnus atratus isolate AKBS03 ecotype Queensland, Australia chromosome 3, CAtr_DNAZoo_HiC_assembly, whole genome shotgun sequence genome:
- the CRLS1 gene encoding cardiolipin synthase (CMP-forming): MLAAAWLGRGLWGLLRTAGRRRPGDGGGGGGGARPLGSRPGAGGRRHGNGGGFCLGGALGQPQRLLRHRQRPPPPPPLPPPFPVAAAVWSLVGSGAGHRRAGSGGPAPQEPCRERSGAGRCAELYENPWTIPNILSMARMGLAPVLGYLIVEENFNVALGVFVLAGVTDLLDGFIARNWANQKSALGSALDPLADKILISVLYVSLTCANLIPVSLTSMIILRDVALIAAVFYVRYKTLSPPRTLSRYFNPCYATAQLKPTFISKMNTAVQLILVAASLAAPVFNYVDSIYLQTLWCITAFTTVTSAYSYYHYGRKTVQVINNK, from the exons ATGCTGGCCGCCGCTTGGCTCGgcagggggctctgggggctccTCCGCACCGCGGGGAGGAGGCGACCgggggacggcggcggcggcggcggcggggccaggCCTCTGGGGAgccggcccggggccggggggcggcgccATGGCAACGGCGGCGGGTTCTGCCTGGGGGgggccctggggcagccccagcggCTCCTGCGCCACCGCcagcggccgccgccgccgccgcctctccCGCCGCCCTTCCCCGTCGCCGCCGCTGTATGGAGCCTCGtcggcagcggggccgggcaccgGAGGGCCGGCAgcggcggccccgctccgcagGAGCCGTGCCGGGAgaggagcggggcggggcgctGCGCCGAGCTG TATGAAAACCCGTGGACGATCCCAAACATACTGTCAATGGCGAGGATGGGTCTGGCGCCGGTCTTAGGCTATTTGATCGTTGAAGAAAATTTCAATGTGGCACTCGGTGTCTTCGTTTTGGCTGGAGTAACGGATTTG ttGGATGGATTTATTGCACGAAATTGGGCTAATCAGAAATCAGCCTTGGGAAGTGCTCTTGATCCTCTGGCAGATAAAATTCTCATCAGTGTGCTCTACGTAAGCCTAACTTGTGCAAATCTTATCCCAG tttcacttaCTTCCATGATCATTCTGAGGGACGTAGCActtattgctgctgttttttatgTGCGATACAAAACTCTTTCTCCACCG AGAACACTCAGCAGGTATTTTAATCCCTGTTATGCTACAGCCCAACTAAAACCAACGTTCATTAGCAAG ATGAATACAGCCGTTCAGCTAATTTTGGTGGCAGCTTCTTTAGCAGCACCTGTTTTCAATTATGTGGACAGCATATACCTGCAGACATTATG GTGCATCACAGCGTTCACGACGGTAACATCTGCGTATAGCTATTACCACTACGGCCGAAAAACGGTTCAGGTGATAAATAACAAATGA